CCCCCGCGCCGGAGACCGCGCCCCACACGCCCAACGCGCGGCCCCGACCGGGGCCGGGAGGGAACAGGCCCATCGTCAGGGCGAGCGCGGCGGGAGCGATGGCGGCGGCGCCGAGTCCCTGTACGGCTCGCGCGGCGATCAGCACGCTCGGGGAGGCCGCCAGTCCCGCCGCCAGGGAGGAGCCCGCGAACACCGCGAGACCGGCGATCAGCACCCGGCGGCGACCGAGCAGGTCGGCCGCGCGGCCGCCCGCCAGGAGCAGCGCCCCGAACGCCAGGCCGTAGGCGTTGACCACCCAGGTGATGCCGCCGTCCGACAGGCCCACACCGGCGCGGATCTGCGGCAGCGCGACGTTCACGATCGAGGTGGCCAGCATCACGGTGAACTGCGCCGCGGCCAGTGCCGCGAGGGCGCTCCCCTGGCGGGGCCGGGCGGCCGGATCGTCCTTCGTACGTTCAAGGTTCATGGCGCACAGCCTCGGGTCGGGCGGTGTCCACAATCCATGCGCGGCGGAGGCGACGACTGTCCAGTCCTGTCCGTACGCGTCCACCCGGCCGCCCTCCGCCGACCCTCCCAGACCGCGTCGCATGTGTCCGGCCGGGGGACGGTGCGTCCGCATCGGAGCAGGACGTACGTACGGGGTCAGTCGCGGCCCACGTCGCCCGTCACGGGTGCGACAGGCATGGCAGGCGTGACGGGTGTGAAGTCCAGCAACAGGGAGGCGGGACCTCGGGTGTACAGGCCGGTCTCCTGGTAGCGGGCGCCGGGAGTGTGTCGGACCTGGTCGAACAGCGGCAGGAGCATCGCGGCGACGGTCTCGATCTCGGCGCGGGCGAAGGCCGCGCCGACGCACTGGTGGAGCCCGGTACCGAAGGCCAGGTGCTGGGCGGCCGCGGTGAAGGAGCGGGCGGTGCCGAGGTCCGGGCGGTGGATGTCGAAGGTGTCCGGGGCGGTGAAGGTGTCCGGGTCCCGGTTGGCCGCGCCGATCATGCAGAAGACGACTGCTCCGGCCGGGACCGTGGTGCCGGCGACCACGACGTCCTTGTCGGCCTGGCGCGGGATGAGTTGGACCGGTGGGGTGTAGCGCAGGGTCTCGGCGATCGCGGCGGTCAGCAGGTCCGGGTCCCGGCGGACCTGAGCCATCTGTTCGGGGTGGTCGACCAGGTGCTTGAACAGCAGGGCGAGGGTCTTGTCGGCGGGCTCGGTGGCGGCGACCAGGACGTTGATGATCAGTGCGGTGACGTCGCGGTTGCTCATGGCGATGCCGTCGAACTCGGCGGTGCACAGCCTCGATATCAGGTCGTCGCCGGGGTGGCGGCGTCGCTGTTCGATGACGGGGACGAGGTAGGCCTCCAGCTGCTCCGCGCAGTCCAGGCAGTGCCGACGGCGCTCGTCGGTGAGAGCGACGCTGGTGATGAACTCGGCGACCCCGCCGTGCCAGGCGGCGATCCGCTCCCAGTCCTTCTTGTCCAGGCCGAGGACGTCGAGCGTCACGTGCACTCCGAAGGGCTTGCCGAAGTCGTTGACCAGGTCCACCCGGCCCCGGGAGAGGAACGGCTCGATGAGCTCGGCGGCGTTGGCACGTATGGCCCGTGTCTGATCCCGCAGTGCCGCCCCGGTGAAAGCCCGGACGACGATCTTGCGCTTGGCGGTGTGTTCGGCCCCGGTCATCTGGGCCAACACCCGCCCTCGCATCACCGGTTCGGCGCGCACCGTGAGCATCTCGGTGCTGAACACCTCGTGGTCGGTCAGCATCCGCTTCACGTCCTGGTACCGGGAGAGGAAGTAGCTGTCGATCGCGGGCTCGTGGTGGACCGGCGCCTGCTCCCTCAACCCGGCGAAGAACCGGTAGGGATCGGCGGCGAAGTCCTCCGACAGGACGCTGAAGCGGGCATCGATCACGGGCATGAAGGAGGTACCTCACGGGAGCGGATGGAGCGTCATGAGCCAGTGCTGTGACCGGAAAGGTTCACCGCGTCACGGCACCCGGCACGGCAAACCTTTCCGGCCACAGCACTAGACGGCGTAGGACGGGTACCCGTTCCGGGGGTGCGTGGCCTTCTCGCTCCCCGCGCTACCGGCCCCGTTCGCCCGCCGGTCCGCCAGGCGCTCCAGGGCCAGGAACAGTGCAGGTTGGAGACAGAAAGGCCGGACCCTCCCCGGTCGGATGAAGCCGGCGCAGCGAGAACACGTACCGTCACGCACCTGCTGCCAGCGTCGCGACGCCCGGCCCGGACAGGTCGTCCACGGCCGCCCGACGGCCCGCCACCGCCAGCAGGAGGGACAGCGCGGGGCCCTCGACGTCCGGTCCGGCACCGATCGCCAGATCGACGTCCGTTGCCGTGAGGCGGACGCGGGTCACCAACTCCTTGGCCCCACCGAACGACGCCGGGGTGCGCGTCTGCAACCTGATGGCCCTGACGACGGCCTCCTGCGGATAGAGGCGTGTGATTCCGAGAGGCCGGCGGATGTCCTCACCGTGGACGATCTCCTCGACGAGGCGGCTGTCCAGAGGAGCAGGCGGGGTGGACGTCCTCGGTGCCGCGTCCCGGAGTCGTTGCAGGGTCTCGGACGGGCCGGCCCCACGTGCACGTTCCACGCCGCGGGCGTTCTGTCGGTCGAAGTCGAAGCGTGCCCGGACCAGGCCGGTCACGAAGCCGAGGCGCGTCGTGCGGGCCGTGTCGACCAGATGGGCGACCACGTCGTGCACGGTCCAGCCCTCGCAGAGCGACTGTTCCCGCCACTGCTCTTGATCGAGGCGCTCCAGGTCCTCGATCAGGGCCGTCCGCTCGGCATGCACCATTGCCCACACGCTTGCCACCATGGCTTCCCTTCGTCGAACCCAGTGTCTGCCATGAAGGACTCCACCACCGCCCGGAACTCATCGCCGGATCCCCTCTGGTGGCAGGCCGTGCGATCTCGTTGAATACCGTCGTACGCGCGTGAACACGCCACACCCGAGGCAATGACGGCGATGCAGCCGGGATGCGGGAGAAGTCAGTGAGTGCAGCCGTACCACCTGAGCCGGTAGACCCTCCTGCGCCCGTCGGGCCGCCGCCGGGTTCCCGCCCCCTTCCCGATCCTGCGGACTCCGAAGGTGCCTCCGCGTCGCCCACACCGCCAAGGAGGTTGGGGGAGTTGGCGGCCCTGGTGTCGGCGATCACCGCCGTCTTCGGCCTCGTACTCGGCTTCTTCGGCCTTCCCACCTTCGTGAACTCTCCGACGGCCAGGAACGTGACCCCGACGGTCACCGCGACCGTCACCGTCACCGCTCCCCCGGGCGCGGCCGAGCCCGCCCCGGCCCCCGGGTCGACCGGCAGTGGGGTGCCGTCTCCCTCCCCGTCCGCCAAAGGACCGTCCTCGCTCGTCCATGACCTGATGCCCGTCGAGGTGGACGGCGAATTCGGCAAGGGGGGACAGAAGGTGGACACCCGTTCGTAC
Above is a window of Streptomyces sp. NBC_01426 DNA encoding:
- a CDS encoding cytochrome P450, cyclodipeptide synthase-associated, whose translation is MPVIDARFSVLSEDFAADPYRFFAGLREQAPVHHEPAIDSYFLSRYQDVKRMLTDHEVFSTEMLTVRAEPVMRGRVLAQMTGAEHTAKRKIVVRAFTGAALRDQTRAIRANAAELIEPFLSRGRVDLVNDFGKPFGVHVTLDVLGLDKKDWERIAAWHGGVAEFITSVALTDERRRHCLDCAEQLEAYLVPVIEQRRRHPGDDLISRLCTAEFDGIAMSNRDVTALIINVLVAATEPADKTLALLFKHLVDHPEQMAQVRRDPDLLTAAIAETLRYTPPVQLIPRQADKDVVVAGTTVPAGAVVFCMIGAANRDPDTFTAPDTFDIHRPDLGTARSFTAAAQHLAFGTGLHQCVGAAFARAEIETVAAMLLPLFDQVRHTPGARYQETGLYTRGPASLLLDFTPVTPAMPVAPVTGDVGRD
- a CDS encoding maleylpyruvate isomerase family mycothiol-dependent enzyme, producing MASVWAMVHAERTALIEDLERLDQEQWREQSLCEGWTVHDVVAHLVDTARTTRLGFVTGLVRARFDFDRQNARGVERARGAGPSETLQRLRDAAPRTSTPPAPLDSRLVEEIVHGEDIRRPLGITRLYPQEAVVRAIRLQTRTPASFGGAKELVTRVRLTATDVDLAIGAGPDVEGPALSLLLAVAGRRAAVDDLSGPGVATLAAGA
- a CDS encoding NPCBM/NEW2 domain-containing protein, yielding MAALVSAITAVFGLVLGFFGLPTFVNSPTARNVTPTVTATVTVTAPPGAAEPAPAPGSTGSGVPSPSPSAKGPSSLVHDLMPVEVDGEFGKGGQKVDTRSYPTALSGLCGKHTWQLDRRYTTLTTRVGVSDDTPSGRTITLYVDVEGARKKELVMGPGDSVATVTLDVSGAYRVSLGIDGCSWADQLGRGVWIDPVLAPAR